In the Papio anubis isolate 15944 chromosome 3, Panubis1.0, whole genome shotgun sequence genome, aggggaatcgcttgaacccaggaggcagaggttgcagtgagccgagatcgtgccactgcactccagcctgggtgacagcgcaagactccgtcttaaaaaaaaaaaaaaaaaaaaaaagctagtctTTGTCCACATAGTATTCTGTATCCTGAAGATGATAGATAATGTCTAGCTTTAATGAACTCAGAAAGCATTTGTGAATAatattgcaatattttaaaagactgttgATATAGGACTATAAAAATAGGGGAATAAGAAAggagaccaggcgcggtggctcacgcctgtaaactcaacactttgggatgctgaggtggacaggtcacctgaagtcaggagttaggaccagcctggacaacatgatgaaaccctgtctctactaaaaatatttaaaaaagcagtggggtgtggtggcgcatgcctctagtcccagctacttgggaggctgaggcaggagaatcgcttgaacctgggaggcagaggttgcagtgagccgggactgcactactgcactccagcctgggcaacagaacaagactccatctcaaaaaaaaaaaaagactttaaagcttatttttaagGACTATAATGATACATTACATACAataaagagaataagaaataagaaaaggctTACGTTTCATTTCAGATTGTGAAGTCCTTTAGGATAACTGTCTCGTTCATTTATATATCTTCAGGGCTTACCTGGAATCTGCCTGCTCTAGTTATCTGTCATATAGATAGTAGCTTCccaaaaaaatttattgagtgaGTTATCTAGATGCTTCAAGCTATTTCTTCTgatgattatatttataaaatgtattatttctgtgGAACTAACAGAGGATTAAATCAGGACTACTGATGATTGTTAACTCCACACTTTAACCAGGACTTCAGGATATATCTTGAAATCCCTATCTCATAGGCACTCTGTTCTTTATCCCATATACTTTCATCAGGTGAATACTCCGAcaaaaacctatggaatgggGAAAGGCCGGGCAGCAGATCTGAAGTATATTGAAGCTTGTGCTAGACGCATTGTGCAAAACTCAAATGGGTATAAAATTGTGACTGAGAAAAGCACGGTTCCAGTGCGGGCAGCAGAAAGTATTCGTCGCATATTTGATGCAAACACAAAACCCAACTTGAATCTACAGGTATAAAAAATGAAGCATTAGAATCTGGTTGTTCTTATGTAAATACTGATGTGTTAAAGTTGCCCAAAATTAATTCTAGCTTAAAACTTTCCTTTGCATTGGGATTCTAGGTGCTGTCCAACCCGGAGTTTCTGGCAGAGGGAACGGCCATCAAGGACCTAAAGAACCCAGACAGGGTACTGATTGGAGGGGATGAAACTCCAGAGGGCCAGAGAGCTGTGCAGGCCCTGTGTGCTGTATATGAGCACTGGGTTCCCAAAGAAAAGATCCTCACCACTAATACTTGGTCTTCAGAGCTTTCCAAACTGGTTAGTATTTAGCATTCAACTGTCCATTAAattaaagccaaatacttatttattttaagccTGATAAGCTACACAGATACTTTTTTAATAGTAGTAAGAGGTTATGCTTTTGAAGATCATATTCTTGCAcgtttaaattatgaaataattttcacaAGGGAGATCATATATCAGGgtataaaatattctgaaaaattatGAAATCTTAAAATAGTAATTTGGTTTTTAtcactctttccttctctttaccCTTTTTCTTAATCATCTGTCCTctctaatttaaaacattttcccttTCTAACCCATCCATTGTCTCCTCAAATTGAGCTCATCAGTATCTCATGTATCTCCCTCAGTAATTTGCATCAACGCAATGAAATATAAACTAGATGTGTAAAATTGCTGTTTTAGCCTATCTTactcttctctgtgtgtgtgtgtgttttttttaagacagcaaaTGCTTTTCTTGCCCAGAGAATAAGCAGCATTAATTCCATAAGTGCTCTGTGTGAAGCAACAGGAGCTGATGTAGAAGAGGTAGCAACAGCAATTGGAATGGACCAGAGAATTGGAAACAAGTTTCTAAAAGCCAGTGTTGGTAAATTCAAATTTTTCTCTAATAAAGAGAGCTACTATTGACTGAAGGCATATTATTTGCTGGTACCAGTGCTTTATATATCTCACTGAATCCTTATAACCTGTTAGGAAgatgctgttattttcttttttagagatgctTCAGACCCAGGGAAATTTGTGCAACTTGCTCGAAGTCATGCAACTGAGTGACCAGATGTTTCTAACTCCAAAGCCATATTATTCCTTACTGCATACTGCATTGCACTAGAGCAAGCGTGGGCAAACTATGGCCCTTGGGTCAAATCCAGTCCAcagcttgtttttgtaaataaattttattggaacacagccatgacCATTAGactacatattgtctatggctgcttttgagcTACAGTGGCAGTTTAATAGTCTCCTCAGAAACTGAATGGTCCACAAAGgctgaaatatttactgtctggccctttgCCATGAAAGTTTGCtgacccaggccaggcacagtggctcatgcctacaatcccagcactttgggagactgaggccaaggcaggcaaattgcttgagcccaggagtttgagaccagcctgggcagcatggtgaagccctagctctacaaaaaaataaaaaaaattagtcaggtatggtggtgcacacctgtagccctagctacctgggaggctaaggtaggaggatcacctgagcctgggaggtcaaggctgcagtgagccatgttcataccactacacttcagtctgggcaacagagggagactctgtctcaaaaagagaaaaagtttgctgaccctctGCTAGAGTAAAGAATGTGGGGCAGTCATACtagatgaatgagaaaaaaataggagataaaagggaacaatataaaaagttaaacGTAGTCATAATGAAACTTTAGTTAGAAAATTATTTGGAAGTTACTTGTGGAGTTGTTGCCTgcaaattttacataatttataagcctattatttatctatctgaattttattattaaaaaatcttaGTATAAGGTTTCTGATTTAGTATAAAGAAATTTGTCACATGATTGAGTTTTCTCGTTCTTACATgaaaatactgtttatttttttctttctgtagggTTTGGTGGGAGCTGCTTCCAAAAGGATGTTCTGAATTTGGTTTATCTCTGTGAGGCTCTGAATTTGCCAGAAGTAGCTCGTTATTGGCAGCAGGTATTAATCTTTATAGGTAATAATTTCTgtttagccaggcgtagtggttcacacctgtaatcgcaacactttaggaagccaaggcaggagcatcacttgaggccaggaatttgggactgacctgggcaccatagtgagaccccatctctacaaaaaatttaaaaattagccaggcatggtgctgcacacctgtagtcctagctactcaggaggctgaggtgggaggatcacttgaacctaggagttggaggctccCGTGACTTATGATCCCTCCACTGCACTGTAGCacagacaacagagtgagaccctgtctctaacataataatagtaatagcaataataatagcaatttcTGTTTAGCTTCTCATTAAGCATGTCACTTTTTGtccatgaaatatttttgatgGAATTTATTTATTCCAGGAAGTCAAACATTAGTATATTCAATTtgcttattttatgtttatttattgggtatctgtgtttttaatttatctttcctGCTAATCAATGTTGATGGAAGTTTGTGATAAACCAGTATTCTAATTTTATAGCTAAATTTGCTCCcagagtaaaacaaaaacaattatccTTAATtataattcttctcttttttttttttttgagacaagatctcactctgtcacccaggctagaatgcagtggtgtcatcCCTGTTCACTGCagtgacctcctgtgctcaagtagtcctcccacttcagcctcccaagtagctgggacttcaggaaTGCACTACCACGTTGgcgaatttttttatttaaaaaaatttttttgtaaagacaaggtctcaccatattgcccaggctggtctcaaactcctgggctcagcagcCCTCccgtctttgcctcccaaagtgctgggaatataagTGTTAGCTAGTGAACCTAGCCTAATTCTTCTCTGTCTTGAAAGGCATAAAATCAAAGTAAAGTAAGAACCTATATTATAAcattggtcgggcgtggtggctcacacctgtaatccctgcactttgggaggctgaggtggacagatcacttgagagtcaggagttcgagactggcctagcgaggctgaggcatgagaatcgcttgaacccaggaggcggaggttctaGTGaaccaggattgcgccactgcactccagcctggatgacagagcgagacttcgtctcaaaaaaaaaaaaaaaaccaaacagaaccTATATTGTCATGCTTTCAAGTggttttgtatttgttgttatttgttttgaaCCTTTCAGACTCACAGAGCTAAAATTAGAAACCCTTCCCAAATTGGAAGCATTAAGCGAGCTCTGGGAAGTAGAGTTGATGTTTACTGAATGCTCACCCTGTACTGGGTACTCTTTTGGGCACTTCGCATACagtatcatttaatcctcatcacTAACATTATCCCCTTTATTTGATGAGGGAACTGACACGGAGATATTAAGTAATTTGTCCCAATTACTAGTTGGTATATGTGcctttcccaaatattttcccCCTGAGTTTATAATTTTTCAGGTTTCAGCAGTAGATATGGGAGGGAATCTAAAGAaatgcacatttctttttttaaaatgttttactttttagagacaggatctcactgtgttgcccaggctagattccaactcttgggctcatgtgatccacctgagcctcctgagtagctgggactacaggcgcaccacccTGCCTAGCcagaaatgcacatttttaagGGAAAACGGATACACTTAGTGTCATTCCAGTCAATCCATCATGATGGCTTTATCTCACTGTTCATCATGTGAAAATTGCAGATAAACTCTTgattttccagcactttgggctaATTGCTTAAGCTCTCAAGGTTTGATTGAGATGGTCCCTGGAAGCttaaagccttaaaaaaaaatttcttttgctttgcctACCTGGTTACCAACCTAAATTTAACAGATTAAGTGATCGGAGACTCTTCTCGTATAACATTTAGTTCATTAAAAACCTTGTCAAATATTTGTGGTGGTATGGTTCATCCAGAGGTAGCTAGAACCATAATTGTTTGTTCCCTGCTCACTTTCCACTGAAACTGAATTTTTGTAAATAGTGGAGCACAAGCAAATGAAGGAATACTTTGGGGTTTGATTGCTTATAGCTTGTTTCCACAGAGTTTAGAGACACGGGCTAAGGAGAATATGGTTTCCTATGTGCCTTATTTAGGCTGGTCTCATAGCTGAACCTGAAATGCGCTTAGAATTAAAACTTGGTTGTGCACTCCAATTTTTGCATCCATCCTAGCCTTATACGTGGAAAATCAAGCCAAATGAAATTACAAATTTTtaggatggctttttttttttttctttttttaatttaagacagggtctggctctgtcacccaggctggagtgcagtggcatgatcttggctcactgccacttctgcctcctgtgctcaagccatcccacctcagcctcccaagtagctgggactacaggcacatgccaccatgcctggtgaatttttgtattttttgtagagacagggtgtcaccgtggtgcccaggctggtcttgaactcctgagctcgagcaatcgcccacctcggcctcctgaagtgctgggattacagatgtgagctaccactgCTGGCCTAGGATGGCTTTAAGGAAGGGGATGggtgattctttttttgttgttgttgttttgttttaaatccacAGGCACTAGAGTTTGGTTAATTTTTGCCTCCTGTTTATATGTAAGTGTTGTATTTGTACAATAGCACTCACCATAAAACTCTGAGTAATGTGTGTCATAGGCCGTACCTCTTTTAACTAATCATTGCACAATTGTACATGTAATTTCAGGTGATAGACATGAATGACTACCAAAGGAGGAGGTTTGCTTCCCGGATCATAGACAGTCTGTTTAATACAGTAACTGATAAGAAGATAGCTATTTTGGGATTTGCATTCAAAAAGGACACTGGTGATACGAggtatcagtttttaaaaatatttcaagccCTTTGAGATTGTGTTAATTTTTTGATTGGTGGATGTGTGCATCTTAATTTTTTGATTGGTGGATGTGtgcataaaatacatgtatatatataatataaagaataaaaataaacatccatATCTTCACCACTCCACCAgcttaagaaatataattttacctgactgggcgtggtagctcacgcctgtgatctcagcactttgggaggtggaggcgggtggatcacgaggtcaggagattgagaccatcctggctaacatggtgaaacaccatctctactaaaaatacaaaaaaattacggccgggcgcggtggctcaagcctgtaatcccagcagaggCCGGCGCGGATCACGCAGGTTGAGACGAGACCATCTCAGGCCATGGTGAACCTcgctctaaaaatacaaaattaggccgggcgggTGGCGGGCGCCAGTCTCCAGCTacggagcctgaggcaggagaatggctcgaactgggaggcggagctggtgGTGCGAGCCGGTGatcgccactgcacccagcctggtgatACAGCCGTAgaccactcaaaaaaaaaaaaaaaaaaaaaaaaaaatacaaaaaaattagccaggcgtggtggtggacacctgtagtcccagctactcgggaggctgaggcaggagaatggcatgaacccgggaggtggagcttgcagtgagccaagattgcaccactgcactccagcctgggtgacagagtaagactctgtctcca is a window encoding:
- the UGDH gene encoding UDP-glucose 6-dehydrogenase, producing the protein MFEIKKICCIGAGYVGGPTCSVIARMCPEIRVTVVDVNESRINAWNSPTLPIYEPGLKEVVESCRGKNLFFSTNIDDAIKEADLVFISVNTPTKTYGMGKGRAADLKYIEACARRIVQNSNGYKIVTEKSTVPVRAAESIRRIFDANTKPNLNLQVLSNPEFLAEGTAIKDLKNPDRVLIGGDETPEGQRAVQALCAVYEHWVPKEKILTTNTWSSELSKLTANAFLAQRISSINSISALCEATGADVEEVATAIGMDQRIGNKFLKASVGFGGSCFQKDVLNLVYLCEALNLPEVARYWQQVIDMNDYQRRRFASRIIDSLFNTVTDKKIAILGFAFKKDTGDTRESSSIYISKYLMDEGAHLHIYDPKVPREQIVVDLSHPGVSEDDQVSRLVTISKDPYEACDGAHAVVICTEWDMFKELDYERIHKKMLKPAFIFDGRRVLDGLHNELQTIGFQIETIGKKVSSKRIPYAPSGEIPKFSLQDPPNKKPKV